The Natronincola ferrireducens nucleotide sequence TGCAATCCTATATCTATTTTTTCACCAAATCCAAATCTTTTAGCAGCTTCTATAATGCTTTCTGCCCCAAGCTTCTGACCTAATTGTATAAAAACGGAATTGCAGGATTCTGCAAAGGCCTTCTCAAATGTAATTTCACCATTACCATCTCTATTGTGGGCATTACATCGAATTTCTATATTCCCAATCTGTTCCGACCCTGTGCAATAAAAAGTCTCTTCTAATGCAACCATTTCCTTTTCTATCGCTGCCGCTGCTACAACAATTTTAAATATAGACCCTGGTGGAAAGGTCATTTGTATTCCTTTATTAAATAACTCATCTCCACTGCTCTCAATATGCTTAGCTATCGTATTGGGATTATAATTGGGCCTGCTAACCATAGCCAATATTTCCCCAGTTTCAACATTAGATATAATAATGGCTCCCTCTTTATGCTCTTGATCCATTACCTCCTCAGCAATTTTTTGTAGGAGATAGTCAATGGTTAATCTTATATCCTTTTGTCCTAAGGGCGAACTGACAACAGAAAATCCTTCTCCAGGCAAAAAACGTTTTCTTCCATCTAATGTAGCTGCTAAAATTTGGGTAGGGGTTCCCATTAATAGATGATCTAGAGACTTTTCAAGACCTGCCATTCCTTTCTTGTCTACTTGATTTATATAGCCGATGACATGGGTCAATACAGGATAATTTTCATAACGCTGTCTTTTGTCAACAATAAATAATCCCCTCGTATTTAAAATTCTTCTATCCTGCCAATCTATTTCTTCAGTAATTGGTATTTCGATGGGGTAACTGGCATAACCGATTCTATAACCAAGATGAACTGGATTTTCCCCAGTAATTTGGCTCAAAAAATCTAAACCCTCCTCATTTACAACAAATAATTGAGGAAAGATAACTGCAATTTTTTTGTTGTTTCTATCGGTTAAGGGAATAAAATTACGATCAAAAAGGATACCTCTGCCGCTGTTTATAGGAATATTTAATTGTCTCTGTCGATTAACTTCTTTTACATAAAAATCATGTCTCAGAACCTGTATGTAAAATAGTCTGCCTATCAGTAATAGAACAATGATAGAATAGAGAGCTCCAATAAACAATAATCTTTTTATGTAAACTTTTTCTGTCTGGTTTCTTTTTTCTTTCCTCATAAAAAACTCCCCTGCATATTTTTTAGTAGTATCACCAAATATACAGGAGATTAAACGATTACTTACTTTTACTTCTTTCATTAACAATAGATTGAATTTTTGTCACAATAATATCGATTGCTACTTGATTAAAACCACCCTCAGGAATAATGATGTCAGCATATTTTTTATTGGGCTCAACAAATTGAAGGTGGGCTGGTCTTACAGTTGTTAAGTATTGATCGATTACTGATTCTAAGGTTCTGCCCCTATCTTTTATATCTCTAACAATTCTTCTTATAATTCTTACATCAGCATCGGTATCTACAAATATTTTGATATCCAGCATACTTCTTAGTTTTGGATCTTCTAATAGCATAATTCCTTCCAATATAATAATATCCTTTGGCTCCACTAATTCTGTTTCTTTCTTTCGGGTATGCTGTTCAAAATCATAAATGGGTTTGTCTATGGATTGGTTTTTTAGTAATCTAGTTAGATGTTGAATAAGAAGTTCTGTATCAAAGGCTAAAGGATGATCATAATTTGTTGTTACTCTTTCCTCAAATGTTAGGTTGGATTGATCTTTATAATAGGAATCCTGCTGAATAATGGCAATATTTTTTTCTGGCTGACTTTTAAATATGGCTCTGGCAACAGTACTTTTTCCCGACCCTGTCCCCCCAGTAATCCCAATAAGAATCGGTCTATTCACTTTCCTCTTCCTCTCTTTCTTTTCTAAGTATATAATAGGGCTCTAGCTTCTCTTGTACTTTAAATTTAACGATTTGCTTAGGATGGGGTGCTACTTCTATTTTATTGCCTTCCTGATCCCACATCTCTTCAATGGTCATATGAATGACTTTTTCATGGGGACCTATAATTTCAATTTTATCCCCTGCAAAAAACCGATTTCTTTGCTGTATAGTAGCTATTTGGTTTTTTTCGTCATAGTCCTGTACAATCCCTATAAAATTATACCCTCTTACATAGGATTTGTCACCATAAATATGTTCTTCATGTCCGGGCTTGTCTAGATAAAACCCAGTTGTAAAGTCACGGTGACTGGCTTTTTTTATTTCCTCTAGCAATTGTTGGGAACATTGCCATCCTTCAGGATTTTTATAATAGCTGTCAATCGCCAAGCGATAAGCCCTCACGATTGTAGCTACATAATAGGTGGTCTTCATTCTACCTTCTATTTTTAAGCTGTTAATTCCAGATTTGATGATTTCAGGAATATATTCAATCATACATAGGTCTTTGGAGTTCATAATGTAGGTGCCATGTTCACCCTCTATAATAGGCATATATTCTCCAGGTCTTTTTTCCTCCACCAAATAGTAATTCCATCTACATGGATGGGCGCACTCTCCACGGTTAGCATCCCTCCCAGCCATATAATTACTTAATAAACATCTTCCAGAGTAGGATATACACATGGCTCCATGGATAAAGGCCTCTAATTCTAAGTCCTCAGGAATATTTCTCCGTATTTCTTCTATTTCATCAAAGGATAGCTCCCTTGCCAGTACAACCCGTGAGGCCCCTAAGCTATGCCAAAAATTTACCGTACTATAGTTGGTGTTGTTTGCTTGGGTGCTTATGTGGATTTCCATATTAGGGACAGTTTCCTTGACAATGGCGAAGGTCCCAGGGTCTGATACGATTACAGCATCCACCCCTATCGTTTCTATTTCCTTTAAATACTTAGGAAGCTCCTTTAAATCATCGTTATGGGGTATGATATTGGCGGTGACGAAAACCTTTACACCTCTTTGATGGGCAAAATCAATACCCTCCTTTAATTCTTCTAGGGTAAAGTTTTTCGCTGAAGCCCTTAACCCAAAGATTTGCCCTCCTACATATACAGCATCAGCACCGTAGATAACCGCCGCCTTTAATCGTTCTAAATCTCCTGCAGGAGCTAATAATTCAACCTTTTTCATCGTTATTCCTCCAACCTTCTATAACTTATGGCTACACCATCACCAATAGGGATAATGGTGGTGTCTAATTGAGGGTGATTGCATATATAATGTAGATAATCCCTCATTCTATTAACAATTGTCCTTTTCCTTCTTATAACTAGGTCATCATTGGCGACCATACCTTTAAATAATATATTATCAGAAACTAAGATGCCACCAACCTTTAGTGAATCTATACAATTGTTCAGCATTTCCTTATAATGTCCTTTAGCACCATCTAAAAAAATGAGATCATATTTACTGTCTAGGAAGTTTAAAACCTCCTGAGCATCTCCCTGTATCACTTGAATATTGTTAGTGAAATCAGCCTTTTTTATATTGTTTCTAGCCTTCTCTACCCTTTCACTATCCCGTTCTATTGTTGTAACATGACAATCCTCTCCTGCCGCTTGACAAAGGAGGATGGTGGAGTAGCCTATAGCGGTTCCAACCTCTAATATTTTTTTGCTTCTAGAGGTTTTAGTAATTACCTTTAATAGGGCTGCTACTTCCTTGTGCACAATAGGAATATGGTTTTCGATAGCATAGTGCTGTATTTCCTTTAATAACCCCTTATCTTCTGGCAATAACTCTCTAATATATTCTTCTACATATTCTTCTGTAATATTACTCACTTCTTTACAACTCCTTTGTTAACAAATAACATTTTAAAATCTATTGTTGTTTTAGGGTTTTTGCTTTCTATGTCAATGGCAGCTTGTCCATTTATTTTCTAATCTATTATATGATCCTCAACAAAAATTTACAAGGTAGCCCTAAAAGCTACCTTTTGTCATTTATTGTTCAAAACCGCTCATATCTAAATTTAGAGCTTCACCTAATATTTTGTAGATATCCCCCATCATTTGGGTTAATCTATACTCTGCACCTAACAATTCACTAATTAGAGGGTTTTCTACTAATTTATTGTATAGGCTTTGCAATTCTTGAATTTTATATTCCTCCACCTGCTGACCCAACATCTGCATTTTTTGAACTTCCAATTGATGCTTACGAAAACCATCCAGCATATTTTTAGATTGTGGATCTGATTTTACCTTTTCCTCCAGTGCTTTATATTGTTGATATTCGCTGCTTTCTTTTAAGGATCTTGCCAATTGGTGGGCATAATCATAGACATTCATACAATAATAACCTCCTATTTATTTTATATATTTAGCAACAGTATATACTTATGTTCATCTAGTTGATTCTATTTCTAAAGGCTATGTTAAAGATAGATATTGATATTATATAAATAAAACTATGACAGAATTCAAGAATTTATAGAATGGGAAAATCAACAATAGCCTTTAACAGAGCTTTTCTAAAAAAATCATAGGATCTAAGGTTTGCTATTTCAGTACTACCATTAAAGTAGGTACTAAAACAGGTACCATAGAAGATAGTATGACTCCTGTAATAAAGGATATAACAGCTATATTGCCGTCGGTGGATCTTGAAATAACCGGCAGGGCTGTATCCATAGCGGTGGCCCCTGCAGGTGCTATAGATTCCAGTTTGCCTATGTATTTTGCTACAAAGGGGATGGTTATTAAAGCAATGACTTCTCTGGTAACATTTGTAATAAAGGCCAATGCTCCTAACTCAGAACTATGCTTTGATAATTCAATAGCCGATAAGGAATACCATCCAAAGCCTGCGCCAATTGCCCCAGCTTCATTAATTGGAAGTTTAATCAATAAACCACCAGCAATGGCTCCAAGAATACTTCCCATAGCAATCATTAAAGGTATCAATAATATTTTGAAGCCTAAGTTTTTTATCTTTTTTAAAATATTTCCTTGTTTACCAATATCTATTCCAACAAAGAAAAGTACTAAACATAGCCCTATATCAATTATGATTCCCATATGGTCTCCTATACTCGGAGGAAATACAAAAAATCCTCCTGCAATTCCCAGTGCCACTGCTACCATAATTTTAACCGTCATTTTTTATCCCTTCTTTCCCCTTAAGTACTTTTCCTGTCACAAGCTTTACTGCTAAAATGCTAAAAACAATTGAAAAAGTTGCTAATACAATGGATTGATAGCCTATCACACCAAAATATTTTATAACGTCCTGATCTATACCTATATTAATCCCCATAATAAATAATAACAACAGTAAAGCATAGGTTTGGATATCCTCGATTTTTTCCATAAAAAAATTGCTTAATATATTTTTATAGCCAATGATGGCGCCTAAAACTAATATTAGCAAATAAAGTAAAATGTTCATTACTTCACCCCCTCTTAATAGAGTATACTACATCTAGATGGCTTTTTCCTACTGTCTTTTATATTTTGATGAAAATTTAACCCCGTCATCTGTGGTTAAGATGACGGGGTGTTGTTTATACCTCCATAATAACAGGTAAAATCATAGGTCTTCTCTTGGTTTTTGCATAAAGGAAATCTTTTAAAGCGTCTCTTATGGAGCTTTTTAGAATAGACCATTCTTTAATGTTTTGTTGTTCGCAATGCTCTAGAGCTCCCCTAACGATTTGTTTTGCTTCATCGATTAAGTCTTCTGATTCCCTTACATATACAAATCCTCTAGATATAATATCTGGACCTGCAGCAACCTTTCCGCCTTCTCTTGTAATGGTAACAACTACCACCATTAATCCATCTTCAGCAAGATGTTTTCGATCTCTTAAAACAATATTGCCTACATCTCCAACCCCTAATCCGTCTACTAAGACTGGTCCAGCAGGGACATTGCCTGCTAGCTTTCCATAGTCCTTGGTAATCTCTACTACATTACCATTTTGTATGGTAAATATATTTTCTTTAGGCATACCTAAGTTTTCAGCTAATTTTGCATGTTGTTTTAGATGTCTAAATTCACCATGGACTGGAATAAAATATTTGGGACTTGCTAGTTTATGCATTAATTTAAGTTCTTCTTGACAAGCATGGCCTGATACGTGTACATCTGCTAAGCTTTCATAAATGACATCAGCACCTTTTTCAAATAATTGGTTAATTACTCTGCTGACTGTTTTTTCATTTCCAGGTATGGGGGTAGCTGAAATAATTACAGTATCTCCAGCCCGAATATCCAGTTTTCGATGGTCTGAGGTTGCCATTCTAGAGAGTCCAGCCATAGTTTCTCCTTGACTTCCTGTTGTGATGATGACAATTTCATGGTCTTCATATTGATCTATATGATTTACGTCGATAATTAAACCATCGGGTATAATTAAATTCCCTAATTCTTCAGCCACTGCAACCACATTTACCATACTTCTTCCAGATACAACGATTTTTCTATTATGCTTATGGGCGGCATTAACAATTTGCTGTACCCGATGAACATTGGAGGCAAAGGTGGCCACGATAATTCTACTTCTGGTATTATTAAAAATATTTTCAAAGGTGGCTCCTACACTTCTTTCAGACATGGTTGTACCGGGTCTTTCTACATTGGTGCTATCAGCTAACATTAATAGAACGCCTTTTTTTCCTAGCTCTGCTATTCTTTGAAGATCAATCATCTGTTCATCTATAGGTGTATAGTCTATTTTAAAGTCCCCTGTATGGAGAATTACACCTAAGGATGTATGAATAGCCAAGGCACACGCATCAGGAATACTATGACTGCTTCGTATAAATTCTACTTCAAAGCCTTGGATTTGTACTGTTTCTCCTGGTTCAACTCTTTGTAAATGAACATCTGATAATAGTTTATGTTCTCTTAATTTGTTTTCTACTAGTCCTAATGTCAATCGAGTTCCGTATACAGGCACATTTATCTTTTTTAGAACATAGGGTAATGCTCCTATATGGTCCTCATGTCCATGGGTTAAAACAATGGCCTTTATTTTATCTTTGTTTTTCATGACATAGGTTATATCGGGTATAACGATATCAATCCCCAACATTTCATCCTCTGGAAAACTTAATCCACAATCGATTATAATCATTTCATCTTTATATTCAATGATTGTCATATTTTTTCCAATTTCCTTTAGCCCACCTAAAGGTATTACTCTAATTTTTGTAGGTTTTCTTCCCAAAATAAGTCACTCCTTTTTCATTTCTACATAATTTATCTTTTTTATATCATGCCCGTCCATAAACAATTTTGTTATAGGTGAACAACATATCTGTTTATTATAAAACCCACTCTTTTTTAATTCTAGGCTATGTTAAGGATAGATGTTGCTATTGTATAAATAAAACTATGACAGAATTAAAAAATTCATAGGATGAGAAAATCAACAATAGCGCTTAACAGAACCTAATTTTATATTAATATTTGATATATGTATTTTGTCCTAAAGAATGTAGTTTTAAAAGTCTAGTAAAAAATATTATAACATAGATAAAGTCTTGCAGAAATCTGCAAGACTACTTACACTTAGAACAAATGCCGAAAAATTTTACTTTGTGGTCATTTATTTGAAAATCATGGCTTCTTTCGATTTCTTCTTCTAAATGTTCTAATAGGTCAATTTCTACTTCTGTCACGCCACCACAATTTTGACATATTAAATGGTGGTGCTGATGGTCATCTTCATGGGTGTTGAATTCATATCTACTACAGCCATCATCTAAATTTATTTTTAATATTACTTGCATTTCATCAAGTAATTGCAATGTTCTATATACAGTGGCCAAACCAATATCTGGACATTTTTCCTTTACAAGGTCATATATTTCTTCAGTATTTAAATGTTTACCTCGATTATCTATAATGACGTCTAGTGTTGCTCTCCTTTGAGGTGTCAATTTATACCCTTTTTCTTTTAGTTTTTCCTTCAATGATTCCATTAGGTTTTCCATTTTGTCACCTTCGTTTCTCAAATAATAACACTTTTCATGTATAAGTATAGTATAAAACCTTATTGTTGTCAATCATTTCTATTTTTAACTGAAATTTATTTTGTACCCAGTATTTTTCTATAGAATAATTTCTAATTGGTTTTTTAACCTTAGGCTGTTTGGTGTTACATGACAGGTATAAGCATAAAATTCTACGTCTACTTTTTTTGCCAATAATACTGCCTTATAAAAGGCTTCATCCATCTCTTGATTAGGGGTAAACTTATTGGCATCATCTCTTTGAATAATAAAAAATACTGCTGTCCGAAATCCCTGTTTTTTTGCTTCTATTAGCTCTAATATATGTTTTGTTCCCCGGTCAGTTGGAGCATCAGGGAAAGAGGCTAAGTGATTTTCCTTCACCAAAGTAACACATTTTGCTTCCACTAGAACGGATTCTTTTTTGTTAGAAAGATAAAAATCAAACTTACTGTTACCAAAGGTAACCTCTCTTCTTATATCATCATATTGCTGAAAACCCTCTATATCTTTATTTAAAAAGGCCTTATGTAGAAGATTATTTGGAAGCTTAGAGTCAATATTGATTAAAGTATTGTCTTTATAAACCATCAGTAGATCGTATTGGGTTTTTCTATGGGGTTCATTCACTTTCCTAAGGATTATGTTGGCACCGTTAGTTAAAAAGTCCTTCATCCTACCTGTATTAGGAATATGGGTGATTTCCAGCTTATCATCAATTAATACTTCCCCAATAAATCGATTGAGTCTCCGTTGAAATACACCCTCTACTTTGTTACCTTCAATATTTATTTTCATAATTTTCACCTTCATTAGTTATACTAAAGCTATCTACAGTTGTTAATATTTATGTTAAAACTTTTTCTATCTTTTGTAATAATTATTACCATTTTGAGAGGGGGTAATGATTTTGAAATCCAATTATAATTTGTTTTTAAATTTGGTTCATGGTATGTTTTTAGGGTTTGTTATAGGGATGACTTTATCAGTCATAACACTTGAATTCTTACCCAAAATAGCGGCTTATATTCATCCAGCTTATATTTATCCAATATTTTCTGTTATTGGAGGGGTAGTTGGTTATCTAAAGGGTATCAACAATTATGATAAATTGCTGTCTCCTCTGTTTTCTACCGTCGGAACTATAGTTATACCTATCGTAGCCATAACCTTATTATACTACCTATTGGGGTTTGACCGATTATTAGCTCTACCTCCATTCCTCTTTAAATCTGGAATAGGATTGAGGTTTATGGATACCCGTTTAAGTGCTTATATCATGACTTTTCTAATAACCTTAGGATTTGTAGCTGCTGTAGTCTCTAGTTTTTATATTAATAAAAGAAATAGATGGACCTATTAACTGTCCATCTATTTTTTATGACTATTCTTCCTCTTCTTCGTCTTCGTCTACGATTGCTTCATAGGCTGCTACAACATTTTCGTACTCTTCATCATCTTCAATAGCCACCAATGAGTATTCTTCTTCTCCTTCGTGGATTACTTTAAAGATATAAGCGTCCTCTTCTTCATCAGCACCCACAGGTATTAGTATGGCATATTCTTTTCCCTCTACATCTAAGGTCATAAGAACTTCAAAATTCTCCTCTTTTCCATCCTCATCTACTAACGTTATAATATTTTCATTTTCTTCCATTATAAATCCTCCTTTATTTATATTAACAATGTACAGTTGTATTATATACTAAAATTTGAGAAAAAACACGTTTTTTTATCTATTTATACTATCTAAATAATTTTGCAAAATATAAGTAGCAGCTACTTTGTCAATGACAGTTTTCCTTTTTTTTCTGCTCATATCTGCTTGGATCAGAGATTTTTCTGCAGCAACTGTGGTAAGTCTCTCATCCCAGAAAATTATTTCTTTATCTGTACGTTTTTTTAGTCTTTCTGTAAACTCCAATACCTTTTCACTTTGGGGGCCTAGGGTCCCATTCATATTTTTAGGTAATCCCACAACAATTTTTTCTACTTCATTTGCTTTAATGATTTCTTCTAGTCGCTGTAGATCCTTTTTTAGATTTGTTCGCTCAACCGTCTCTAATCCTTGAGCTGTCCATCCCATTAAATCACTTAAGGCAACGCCTATTCTTTTGTCTCCTACATCTAGTCCCATAAATCTTTTCAACTTTAATAACCTCCTATATGACTTTGATACAGAAATGGGGACAACTTTTTGAGCAATAGCCACATAAAACACATTTTTCATGGTCTACTATCAACCTATCCGCTTCAATTTTTAAAGCATTATGGCTACAAATCTCTGTGCATTTTCCACATCCTTCACACCAATAATCTATTTTTAATTTTCTTTTTTTGCCCTTTATTTTTTCTAATAATTGTTTATCTATGGATTTGCCTTGAAAAATTGCAATATTTGCATCGATCTCATCCTTTGATTGCATACCTACAGCTATAGCATGTAGGCAATCTAATCCAAGGACAAAGTCAAAGCACTCTTTAAAGCTTTTTAATAAATTGCCTCCCCCCAAGGGCTTCATACCATATATACCCTTCCCCATTTGATAGGCTTCGGTTAATACCTTTAGCATTTCTTCTATCGTGCCGTCCTGTATGCCA carries:
- the udk gene encoding uridine kinase; translated protein: MNRPILIGITGGTGSGKSTVARAIFKSQPEKNIAIIQQDSYYKDQSNLTFEERVTTNYDHPLAFDTELLIQHLTRLLKNQSIDKPIYDFEQHTRKKETELVEPKDIIILEGIMLLEDPKLRSMLDIKIFVDTDADVRIIRRIVRDIKDRGRTLESVIDQYLTTVRPAHLQFVEPNKKYADIIIPEGGFNQVAIDIIVTKIQSIVNERSKSK
- a CDS encoding LysO family transporter, with amino-acid sequence MNILLYLLILVLGAIIGYKNILSNFFMEKIEDIQTYALLLLLFIMGINIGIDQDVIKYFGVIGYQSIVLATFSIVFSILAVKLVTGKVLKGKEGIKNDG
- a CDS encoding O-methyltransferase, which codes for MSNITEEYVEEYIRELLPEDKGLLKEIQHYAIENHIPIVHKEVAALLKVITKTSRSKKILEVGTAIGYSTILLCQAAGEDCHVTTIERDSERVEKARNNIKKADFTNNIQVIQGDAQEVLNFLDSKYDLIFLDGAKGHYKEMLNNCIDSLKVGGILVSDNILFKGMVANDDLVIRRKRTIVNRMRDYLHYICNHPQLDTTIIPIGDGVAISYRRLEE
- a CDS encoding ribonuclease J, translating into MLGRKPTKIRVIPLGGLKEIGKNMTIIEYKDEMIIIDCGLSFPEDEMLGIDIVIPDITYVMKNKDKIKAIVLTHGHEDHIGALPYVLKKINVPVYGTRLTLGLVENKLREHKLLSDVHLQRVEPGETVQIQGFEVEFIRSSHSIPDACALAIHTSLGVILHTGDFKIDYTPIDEQMIDLQRIAELGKKGVLLMLADSTNVERPGTTMSERSVGATFENIFNNTRSRIIVATFASNVHRVQQIVNAAHKHNRKIVVSGRSMVNVVAVAEELGNLIIPDGLIIDVNHIDQYEDHEIVIITTGSQGETMAGLSRMATSDHRKLDIRAGDTVIISATPIPGNEKTVSRVINQLFEKGADVIYESLADVHVSGHACQEELKLMHKLASPKYFIPVHGEFRHLKQHAKLAENLGMPKENIFTIQNGNVVEITKDYGKLAGNVPAGPVLVDGLGVGDVGNIVLRDRKHLAEDGLMVVVVTITREGGKVAAGPDIISRGFVYVRESEDLIDEAKQIVRGALEHCEQQNIKEWSILKSSIRDALKDFLYAKTKRRPMILPVIMEV
- a CDS encoding Fur family transcriptional regulator yields the protein MENLMESLKEKLKEKGYKLTPQRRATLDVIIDNRGKHLNTEEIYDLVKEKCPDIGLATVYRTLQLLDEMQVILKINLDDGCSRYEFNTHEDDHQHHHLICQNCGGVTEVEIDLLEHLEEEIERSHDFQINDHKVKFFGICSKCK
- the ruvX gene encoding Holliday junction resolvase RuvX translates to MGLDVGDKRIGVALSDLMGWTAQGLETVERTNLKKDLQRLEEIIKANEVEKIVVGLPKNMNGTLGPQSEKVLEFTERLKKRTDKEIIFWDERLTTVAAEKSLIQADMSRKKRKTVIDKVAATYILQNYLDSINR
- a CDS encoding peptidoglycan D,D-transpeptidase FtsI family protein — its product is MRKEKRNQTEKVYIKRLLFIGALYSIIVLLLIGRLFYIQVLRHDFYVKEVNRQRQLNIPINSGRGILFDRNFIPLTDRNNKKIAVIFPQLFVVNEEGLDFLSQITGENPVHLGYRIGYASYPIEIPITEEIDWQDRRILNTRGLFIVDKRQRYENYPVLTHVIGYINQVDKKGMAGLEKSLDHLLMGTPTQILAATLDGRKRFLPGEGFSVVSSPLGQKDIRLTIDYLLQKIAEEVMDQEHKEGAIIISNVETGEILAMVSRPNYNPNTIAKHIESSGDELFNKGIQMTFPPGSIFKIVVAAAAIEKEMVALEETFYCTGSEQIGNIEIRCNAHNRDGNGEITFEKAFAESCNSVFIQLGQKLGAESIIEAAKRFGFGEKIDIGLQEEEIGNLPSGDHLLGPAIGNIAIGQGTIEVTPLQVNQMTQIIANNGMKKNLHILKDILNNYEILETFDTKDSYRVLSQKNAKQLQKLMETVMMEGTGKNIGQLAKTTAGKTGTAQAAKRGNTVLHAWFTGYYPATHPEYAITVLIQEGGSGGAVAVPVFQKILEKMMAVGY
- a CDS encoding lysine exporter LysO family protein, yielding MTVKIMVAVALGIAGGFFVFPPSIGDHMGIIIDIGLCLVLFFVGIDIGKQGNILKKIKNLGFKILLIPLMIAMGSILGAIAGGLLIKLPINEAGAIGAGFGWYSLSAIELSKHSSELGALAFITNVTREVIALITIPFVAKYIGKLESIAPAGATAMDTALPVISRSTDGNIAVISFITGVILSSMVPVLVPTLMVVLK
- the sfsA gene encoding DNA/RNA nuclease SfsA gives rise to the protein MKINIEGNKVEGVFQRRLNRFIGEVLIDDKLEITHIPNTGRMKDFLTNGANIILRKVNEPHRKTQYDLLMVYKDNTLINIDSKLPNNLLHKAFLNKDIEGFQQYDDIRREVTFGNSKFDFYLSNKKESVLVEAKCVTLVKENHLASFPDAPTDRGTKHILELIEAKKQGFRTAVFFIIQRDDANKFTPNQEMDEAFYKAVLLAKKVDVEFYAYTCHVTPNSLRLKNQLEIIL
- a CDS encoding peptidase U32 family protein, with translation MKKVELLAPAGDLERLKAAVIYGADAVYVGGQIFGLRASAKNFTLEELKEGIDFAHQRGVKVFVTANIIPHNDDLKELPKYLKEIETIGVDAVIVSDPGTFAIVKETVPNMEIHISTQANNTNYSTVNFWHSLGASRVVLARELSFDEIEEIRRNIPEDLELEAFIHGAMCISYSGRCLLSNYMAGRDANRGECAHPCRWNYYLVEEKRPGEYMPIIEGEHGTYIMNSKDLCMIEYIPEIIKSGINSLKIEGRMKTTYYVATIVRAYRLAIDSYYKNPEGWQCSQQLLEEIKKASHRDFTTGFYLDKPGHEEHIYGDKSYVRGYNFIGIVQDYDEKNQIATIQQRNRFFAGDKIEIIGPHEKVIHMTIEEMWDQEGNKIEVAPHPKQIVKFKVQEKLEPYYILRKEREEEESE
- a CDS encoding YlbF family regulator, whose product is MNVYDYAHQLARSLKESSEYQQYKALEEKVKSDPQSKNMLDGFRKHQLEVQKMQMLGQQVEEYKIQELQSLYNKLVENPLISELLGAEYRLTQMMGDIYKILGEALNLDMSGFEQ
- a CDS encoding DUF1292 domain-containing protein → MEENENIITLVDEDGKEENFEVLMTLDVEGKEYAILIPVGADEEEDAYIFKVIHEGEEEYSLVAIEDDEEYENVVAAYEAIVDEDEEEEE